In one Roseburia intestinalis L1-82 genomic region, the following are encoded:
- a CDS encoding dynamin family protein, with product MMEKVRKALEELKKINAAYGISTENILRMQEEIQDAKVCTPVIGKFSSGKSALVNTILGYSRKMLKEDITPETAIPTEIVYTELDEMFMIFLNDDTCMNKPIEDFREYEADAKTVKNVRVMLKNNNLERIPDVMLVDMPGFESGFEIHNKAIDDYLPQSLAYIVTFPADDMIVRSSIGEILKELCLHDMPLCIVITKYDKANDDFELVFEKMKESLRRYVGDREIEYCITSSRDGEVRNLEEFLLHIQEQSQDILADKYKKLVLPIIETTENYLNTLLNGSLLSESELDEKEEKLHRQLSSLDEKFSHEQEDFELEISEFVEDIKNDVQRAMEADETTLVAMIMNGQSISDHLNSVVRNAVTVSVKKNFIPKVEKYLKRVAKTIDSESIGDVHISFSFDTDKINKGMVSNVVAVAATALLVNPLLGIVVGIFAKVRRDRKREEAKQEIRMKLRNEVFPKVIDDVAKGIETTITKQIRLVNISIEDELKNQRDTLEKAMADVRTKMNEEREHKENLEADIKMDLERIGEIKDGLR from the coding sequence ATGATGGAGAAAGTACGAAAGGCATTGGAAGAGCTCAAAAAGATAAATGCTGCATATGGGATTTCAACAGAAAATATTTTACGGATGCAGGAAGAAATTCAGGATGCAAAAGTTTGTACACCTGTTATTGGAAAATTTAGTTCTGGGAAAAGTGCACTGGTAAATACAATTCTTGGATACAGCAGAAAGATGTTAAAAGAAGATATTACACCGGAGACAGCAATCCCGACGGAAATTGTTTATACAGAATTAGATGAGATGTTCATGATTTTTCTAAATGATGACACATGTATGAATAAGCCAATAGAAGATTTCAGGGAATACGAGGCTGATGCAAAGACTGTAAAAAATGTCAGAGTTATGCTCAAAAATAACAACCTGGAAAGAATACCGGATGTTATGTTGGTAGATATGCCTGGGTTTGAGTCGGGATTTGAGATACATAATAAAGCAATTGATGATTACCTGCCGCAAAGTCTTGCATATATTGTTACATTTCCAGCAGATGATATGATCGTAAGAAGCAGTATTGGTGAAATATTAAAAGAACTGTGTCTGCATGATATGCCATTATGTATTGTGATCACGAAATATGATAAAGCAAATGATGATTTTGAACTTGTTTTTGAGAAAATGAAAGAGAGTTTAAGACGTTATGTTGGGGATAGGGAAATTGAGTATTGCATTACCAGCAGCCGTGACGGAGAGGTGAGGAATCTGGAAGAATTTCTTCTCCATATTCAGGAACAGTCGCAGGATATTCTTGCAGATAAATATAAAAAACTGGTCTTGCCGATTATAGAAACTACAGAAAACTATCTGAATACTCTGTTAAATGGAAGCCTGTTATCGGAGTCAGAACTGGATGAGAAAGAGGAAAAACTCCATAGACAATTATCCTCCCTCGATGAAAAATTTTCACATGAGCAGGAAGATTTTGAACTGGAAATTTCCGAGTTTGTAGAGGACATAAAGAATGATGTTCAAAGAGCTATGGAGGCAGATGAGACTACCCTGGTTGCAATGATCATGAATGGACAGAGCATCAGTGATCATCTTAATTCGGTTGTCCGTAATGCAGTCACGGTAAGTGTAAAGAAAAATTTTATTCCTAAGGTGGAAAAATATCTGAAAAGAGTTGCAAAGACGATCGACAGTGAGTCGATCGGGGATGTACATATTTCTTTTTCATTTGATACAGACAAGATCAATAAGGGAATGGTATCTAATGTGGTGGCTGTCGCAGCAACAGCGCTGTTAGTAAACCCGTTACTTGGAATTGTGGTTGGAATATTTGCAAAAGTCAGAAGGGATAGAAAGCGCGAGGAGGCAAAACAGGAGATACGAATGAAACTTAGGAATGAAGTGTTTCCAAAAGTAATTGATGATGTTGCAAAAGGTATTGAGACAACAATTACAAAACAGATCCGGCTTGTGAATATATCCATAGAAGACGAATTGAAAAATCAAAGAGATACGCTTGAAAAGGCAATGGCTGATGTGAGAACTAAAATGAATGAGGAACGGGAACACAAAGAAAATTTAGAAGCAGACATAAAAATGGATTTAGAGAGAATTGGGGAGATAAAAGATGGCTTACGATGA
- a CDS encoding GTPase family protein, producing MSEEKVIEIKALSPEENPAGKEMETADSEEKSIYDLLEEDIMSSDIDDGEKTKRLSRLLKIRGKKVNIMLTGATSSGKSSTINALFHMEVAKVGVGVDPETTCIDKYELDNLIIWDTPGLGDGVENDEKITRDIIKKLNEMDEECNPLIDMVVVILDASSKDLGTSYDLINKVLVPCLGEEAAKERILIALNQSDIAMKGTHWNAERNEPDEVLKEFLKKKADSVHKRIKEGTGLDIKPICYCAGYKEENGEQRNPYNLTKLLYYIVKAIPKEKRLALADNINDTEDNWLYDDKESNYCGEVESEFCDTVWECISGGVDTGCAIGAAIMGIPGEIVGGMVGGAVGAIKGIFSSIFG from the coding sequence ATGAGCGAAGAGAAAGTGATTGAAATTAAGGCATTGTCACCGGAAGAGAATCCAGCTGGCAAAGAAATGGAAACGGCAGATTCAGAGGAAAAAAGTATTTATGATCTTCTGGAAGAGGATATTATGAGCTCAGATATCGATGACGGTGAAAAGACAAAAAGACTGTCGAGATTATTAAAAATCCGGGGGAAAAAAGTAAATATTATGCTAACAGGGGCAACAAGTAGCGGAAAAAGTTCTACGATCAATGCATTGTTCCATATGGAAGTCGCAAAAGTAGGGGTGGGGGTAGATCCGGAGACAACCTGTATAGATAAGTATGAGCTGGATAATCTGATTATCTGGGATACACCGGGGCTTGGAGATGGTGTGGAAAATGATGAAAAAATCACCAGAGACATCATAAAGAAATTAAATGAGATGGACGAAGAGTGCAATCCTCTGATAGATATGGTTGTCGTAATCTTGGATGCGTCATCGAAAGATCTGGGTACGTCGTATGATCTGATCAACAAAGTACTGGTTCCATGTCTAGGTGAGGAAGCTGCAAAGGAGAGAATTCTGATTGCGCTGAATCAATCTGATATTGCAATGAAGGGGACACACTGGAATGCAGAACGGAATGAACCGGACGAAGTCTTAAAAGAGTTTTTAAAGAAAAAAGCTGATTCAGTGCATAAAAGGATCAAAGAGGGAACCGGACTTGATATCAAACCCATCTGTTATTGTGCAGGCTACAAGGAAGAAAATGGGGAACAGAGAAACCCATATAATCTCACCAAACTTTTGTATTATATTGTAAAAGCGATCCCGAAAGAAAAAAGGCTGGCGCTTGCCGATAACATCAATGATACGGAAGACAACTGGTTGTATGATGACAAGGAAAGCAATTACTGTGGAGAGGTGGAGAGTGAATTTTGTGATACGGTATGGGAGTGTATCTCTGGCGGTGTTGATACAGGCTGCGCGATAGGTGCGGCAATCATGGGAATACCAGGAGAAATTGTAGGTGGAATGGTAGGCGGAGCTGTGGGAGCAATTAAAGGAATTTTTTCTTCTATTTTTGGATAA
- a CDS encoding SulP family inorganic anion transporter: MKLQPFQTLKHYDKKNFPKDILAGIIIMAVSIPISMGYAQIAGLPAVYGLYGSVFPIILFGLFSTSPQFIFGVDAAPAALVGSAIVGLGIESGTKEAMAAVPVLTFFVALWLLAFYFMKAGKLVNFISAPVMGGFITGICTTIILMQVPKLMGGTAGVGELFELAEHIAETLKTINLPSLVIGLTALFILLVSKKVMPKFPMAVALMAAGALMTRFLPVREWGVQTLAAVEPGMPEWSIPDFSAIAPKDAIITSLSVAVVIMAETLLAENSFAQKNGYKIDDNQEIFAFSMGNFVAAFTGCCLINGSVSRSAMGEQYQAKTQLTGIVAGLSMIILLLCGTGFIGYLPIPVLTAIVISALLGATEFELAVRLWKVSRTECFIFIGAFFGVLMLGTINGVLIGIILSFTEMIIRTSKPARCFLGIQPGHQHFRDLREGSQIHAVEGVLIYRFSSNLFFANIGVLQKDIEEHIKDDTKAVVLDAGGIGSLDITAADRLEILYKSLKKKGIRFYMTEHIADVNEQLRKLGLGYLIEEGCVRRTIHIALKDMGINRPYPLEGGVDNEERSASRKRADNRVQEFVWAFGSETEEEIERQIVLQIEQLKKTGDVENLFHGRWAHMEALDEDEWLEHLEEHLKEIVNISGKDEMTLAGKLEAHRKEVHDRIAKEHPELAERFKERRHLLDEHLKEHRPEVYELVLELREKRKE, from the coding sequence ATGAAATTGCAACCATTCCAGACATTAAAACATTATGATAAGAAAAATTTTCCGAAGGATATCCTTGCGGGAATCATTATCATGGCAGTTTCCATTCCGATTTCCATGGGATATGCGCAGATCGCAGGGCTTCCGGCAGTTTACGGACTGTATGGTTCGGTGTTCCCGATCATTCTATTCGGATTATTTTCCACGTCACCACAGTTTATTTTTGGTGTGGATGCAGCTCCGGCTGCGCTGGTCGGATCTGCCATCGTCGGACTTGGAATCGAAAGTGGCACAAAAGAAGCCATGGCGGCAGTTCCGGTGCTGACTTTTTTTGTAGCATTGTGGCTGCTGGCGTTTTATTTTATGAAGGCAGGAAAACTGGTCAATTTTATCTCCGCACCGGTTATGGGGGGATTTATCACCGGAATCTGCACGACGATCATACTGATGCAGGTGCCAAAACTGATGGGCGGAACGGCAGGAGTCGGGGAACTTTTTGAACTGGCAGAGCACATTGCAGAAACTTTAAAAACGATCAATCTGCCCTCCCTTGTGATCGGGCTTACCGCGCTTTTTATTCTTCTGGTATCAAAAAAAGTGATGCCAAAGTTTCCGATGGCAGTTGCACTGATGGCAGCAGGCGCACTTATGACACGCTTTCTGCCGGTCAGGGAGTGGGGGGTGCAGACACTTGCAGCAGTAGAACCTGGCATGCCAGAATGGAGCATACCGGATTTTTCTGCAATCGCACCAAAGGATGCGATCATCACCAGTCTGTCAGTCGCTGTTGTCATTATGGCGGAAACTTTGCTGGCTGAGAATAGTTTTGCACAGAAAAATGGTTACAAGATCGATGATAATCAGGAAATTTTTGCATTTTCCATGGGCAACTTTGTGGCGGCATTTACCGGCTGCTGTCTGATCAACGGTTCAGTATCGCGCAGTGCAATGGGCGAACAGTATCAGGCAAAGACACAGCTTACCGGTATTGTGGCTGGGCTATCAATGATCATTCTTCTCCTCTGTGGAACCGGTTTTATCGGGTATCTGCCGATCCCGGTGCTGACGGCGATCGTGATCTCGGCACTGCTTGGGGCAACGGAGTTTGAACTTGCGGTCAGATTGTGGAAAGTCAGCCGGACGGAGTGTTTCATTTTTATAGGTGCATTTTTTGGTGTATTGATGCTTGGCACGATTAACGGCGTTCTGATCGGAATTATCCTTTCTTTTACGGAAATGATCATCCGTACTTCAAAACCGGCAAGATGTTTTCTGGGAATCCAGCCGGGGCATCAGCATTTTAGAGATCTGCGGGAAGGCAGCCAGATCCATGCGGTGGAGGGAGTTTTGATTTACCGTTTCAGCAGCAATTTGTTTTTTGCCAATATCGGGGTGCTGCAAAAGGATATCGAGGAGCATATCAAAGATGACACGAAAGCAGTCGTTCTGGATGCCGGAGGAATCGGAAGTCTGGATATCACAGCGGCAGACCGTCTGGAGATCCTGTACAAATCTTTGAAGAAAAAAGGAATCCGTTTCTATATGACAGAGCACATCGCAGACGTGAATGAGCAGCTTCGAAAATTAGGCCTTGGCTATCTCATCGAGGAAGGCTGTGTGCGGAGAACCATACATATCGCGTTAAAAGATATGGGAATCAACAGACCGTATCCTCTTGAGGGCGGCGTGGATAATGAGGAGCGCAGCGCATCGAGAAAACGTGCGGATAACCGTGTGCAGGAATTTGTCTGGGCGTTTGGTTCGGAAACGGAAGAAGAAATCGAAAGACAGATTGTGCTGCAGATTGAGCAGTTAAAAAAGACTGGGGATGTCGAAAATCTGTTTCATGGCCGCTGGGCACACATGGAGGCACTTGATGAGGATGAATGGCTGGAACATTTAGAGGAGCACTTAAAGGAAATCGTCAATATTTCCGGCAAGGATGAAATGACATTAGCGGGCAAACTGGAGGCGCACCGGAAAGAAGTGCATGACCGTATCGCAAAAGAACATCCGGAGCTGGCAGAGCGTTTTAAGGAGCGCAGGCATCTTCTGGATGAGCATTTAAAAGAGCACAGACCGGAGGTGTATGAGCTGGTGTTAGAGCTGAGAGAAAAAAGGAAAGAGTAG
- a CDS encoding O-acetylhomoserine aminocarboxypropyltransferase/cysteine synthase family protein, which yields MSEYRMGTKCVQAGYTPGNGEPRQVPIIQSTTFKYSTSEDMGKLFDLEADGYFYSRLQNPTNDIVAAKIAAMEGGSAAMLTSSGQAANFLAMFNICECGDHIVASSSIYGGTFNLLAVTMAKMGITTTFVSPDASEEELNAAFKPNTKLMFGETIANPALTVLDIELFAKVAHAHGVPLVMDNTFPTPVNCRPFEWGADIVTHSTTKYMDGHGAALGGAIVDSGKFDWMAHADKYPGLCTPDESYHGITYAEKFGKEGAFITKCTAQLMRDFGCMQSPQSAFILNLGLESLHVRMPKHVENGQAVAEFLDQHPKIAYVNYPGLPSNKYYERAKKYLPNGGCGVVSFGLKGGRAAASTFMQNLKLGAIETHVADARTCCLNPATSTHRQMTDEQLKEAGVPAELVRISLGLEDKEDLIADISQALDAIAE from the coding sequence ATGAGTGAATACAGAATGGGGACAAAATGTGTGCAGGCAGGTTACACACCTGGCAATGGAGAACCGAGACAGGTGCCGATCATCCAGTCTACCACTTTTAAATACAGTACCAGCGAGGATATGGGAAAACTTTTTGATTTAGAGGCAGATGGTTATTTTTACAGCCGCCTTCAGAATCCTACCAACGATATCGTCGCTGCAAAGATTGCAGCTATGGAAGGCGGTTCGGCTGCAATGCTGACTTCTTCCGGACAGGCAGCCAATTTTCTTGCCATGTTCAACATCTGCGAATGCGGCGATCACATCGTTGCTTCCTCCTCTATCTATGGCGGAACCTTCAACCTGCTTGCCGTTACCATGGCAAAGATGGGGATCACGACCACATTTGTTTCCCCGGATGCTTCCGAAGAAGAGTTAAATGCCGCATTTAAGCCAAATACAAAGCTGATGTTCGGCGAAACGATTGCCAACCCTGCACTCACTGTTTTAGATATCGAACTGTTTGCAAAAGTGGCTCATGCACACGGCGTTCCGCTTGTGATGGACAATACGTTCCCTACCCCGGTCAACTGCCGTCCGTTTGAATGGGGTGCTGACATCGTAACCCACTCCACGACCAAATATATGGATGGTCACGGAGCTGCCTTAGGCGGAGCGATCGTGGACAGCGGTAAATTTGACTGGATGGCTCACGCTGATAAATATCCGGGACTGTGTACTCCGGATGAAAGCTATCATGGAATCACCTACGCAGAAAAATTCGGTAAAGAAGGTGCCTTCATTACAAAATGTACTGCACAGCTGATGCGTGACTTTGGCTGCATGCAGTCCCCACAGAGTGCCTTTATTTTAAATCTCGGTCTGGAGTCCCTGCATGTCCGTATGCCAAAACATGTAGAAAACGGTCAGGCTGTTGCTGAATTTTTAGATCAGCACCCAAAGATTGCCTATGTCAACTATCCGGGACTTCCTTCCAATAAATATTATGAACGTGCAAAAAAATATCTGCCAAACGGCGGCTGTGGCGTTGTTTCCTTCGGTTTAAAAGGCGGACGTGCCGCTGCATCCACATTTATGCAGAATCTGAAACTTGGAGCAATCGAGACACATGTGGCTGACGCAAGAACCTGCTGTCTGAATCCGGCAACCTCCACACATCGCCAGATGACTGACGAGCAGTTGAAAGAAGCCGGCGTTCCGGCTGAACTTGTCCGTATCAGCCTTGGACTCGAGGATAAAGAGGATCTGATCGCAGATATTTCCCAGGCACTCGATGCAATTGCAGAATAA
- a CDS encoding sensor domain-containing phosphodiesterase, translating to MGSTMGEQEFWNGKERFFSDIINRVNDLLSDAYLLITNRNSHVTMIPEKTAAFFEMQAGYVKDFYQILLDHVHPDDRPEYLQAMEKRLLGQKLSDELYIRLKNKDHYDMFGFFMSVVKEDGNEYLLHILVNQNVIPEIDALTDLYGQKKFEKDVEGYIRTGRKVAVLEVEIDHMADINILYGANYTDRLQREIAHHFIYMMDENKAVYHMNNSNCAFILRDADRVDAGIFLEEVRKNLEKNITLNGRHFELKLYAAGLMLENYSGETMTVQSKLEYTLEKARSARNHKLVFFNDIVKTNGGVNLDFMKIIHQSVLDGCDGFYVEYQPIVTSEGGKIAGAEALVRWKKEPYGAVPPGLFIDWIEDNPCMYDLGNYVLAEALKNSAEFIKINPDFFINVNVSAKQLEQKSFRDVVLSLLKENDYPPNHLCLEITERCRQLPIDVINEEVCFLQQYGIHFAMDDYGTGNASSSIVLGVPMNEIKIDMSFIKGILNNEKQQMLVKNIVNFARSTNMKSCIEGVEDKSLQDYLRSFGATWFQGYYYSKPVGEEQLKKLLLEEMYNKKDAS from the coding sequence ATGGGGAGTACTATGGGAGAACAGGAGTTTTGGAATGGAAAAGAACGTTTCTTTTCAGACATCATAAATCGGGTGAATGATCTTTTGTCAGATGCATATCTGTTAATTACGAATAGGAACAGTCATGTTACTATGATTCCGGAAAAGACGGCGGCTTTTTTTGAGATGCAGGCGGGATATGTAAAAGATTTTTATCAGATATTACTGGATCATGTGCATCCGGATGACAGGCCGGAATATTTACAGGCAATGGAGAAACGCCTTCTGGGACAGAAACTTTCGGATGAGCTTTATATCCGTTTGAAAAATAAAGATCATTATGATATGTTTGGATTTTTCATGAGTGTGGTAAAAGAAGATGGAAACGAATATCTGTTGCATATTCTGGTCAATCAGAATGTGATCCCTGAGATTGATGCGCTGACAGATCTGTATGGACAGAAGAAGTTTGAGAAAGATGTGGAAGGATATATCAGAACCGGCAGAAAGGTGGCTGTTTTGGAGGTTGAGATCGATCACATGGCGGACATCAATATTTTATATGGGGCGAATTATACAGACCGTCTGCAGCGGGAGATCGCACACCATTTTATCTATATGATGGATGAAAATAAAGCGGTTTATCATATGAATAACTCCAATTGTGCATTTATTTTAAGGGATGCGGATCGGGTGGACGCAGGAATTTTCCTGGAGGAAGTAAGGAAAAATCTTGAGAAAAATATCACGTTAAACGGACGTCATTTTGAGTTGAAACTCTATGCTGCAGGTCTGATGTTAGAAAATTATAGCGGAGAGACCATGACAGTGCAGAGTAAATTAGAATACACATTAGAGAAAGCGCGTTCCGCCAGAAATCATAAACTTGTGTTCTTTAATGATATCGTAAAGACAAATGGTGGTGTAAATCTGGATTTTATGAAAATCATCCATCAGTCGGTGCTGGACGGTTGTGACGGCTTTTATGTGGAATATCAGCCAATCGTGACATCGGAAGGTGGAAAAATCGCAGGGGCGGAGGCACTGGTAAGATGGAAAAAGGAACCTTACGGGGCAGTTCCTCCGGGGCTGTTTATCGACTGGATTGAGGATAATCCGTGCATGTATGATCTTGGAAATTATGTGCTGGCAGAGGCATTGAAAAACAGTGCAGAGTTTATAAAAATTAATCCGGATTTTTTTATCAATGTAAATGTGTCTGCAAAACAGTTAGAACAAAAATCATTTCGGGATGTTGTACTTTCGCTGTTAAAAGAAAATGATTATCCGCCAAACCATCTTTGTTTAGAAATCACAGAACGCTGCAGGCAGCTTCCGATTGATGTGATCAATGAAGAAGTATGTTTTCTCCAGCAGTATGGGATCCATTTTGCGATGGATGATTACGGAACGGGAAATGCGTCTTCAAGTATCGTCTTAGGTGTGCCGATGAATGAGATCAAGATCGATATGAGTTTTATCAAAGGAATCCTGAATAATGAAAAACAGCAGATGCTGGTAAAGAATATAGTCAATTTTGCGAGATCAACAAACATGAAAAGCTGTATCGAGGGCGTGGAAGATAAATCCCTGCAGGATTATCTGAGGAGTTTCGGGGCAACCTGGTTTCAGGGATATTATTATTCCAAACCGGTTGGTGAAGAACAGTTAAAGAAACTATTACTTGAAGAGATGTACAACAAAAAGGATGCTTCCTAG
- a CDS encoding gamma carbonic anhydrase family protein has product MAYYLAEGAIVKGDVTIGEDSGIWYHATVRGDTEKITIGSRTNIQDNAVLHVGAGHALTIGDDVTIGHSAIVHGCTVGNNTLIGMGAIILNGAVIGNNCIIGAGALVTQNMEIPDGSLAFGNPAKIKRKLTEEEIASNRDNALLYVKEAKDQLMQM; this is encoded by the coding sequence ATGGCATATTATTTAGCAGAAGGTGCGATCGTAAAAGGTGATGTCACGATCGGCGAAGATTCAGGAATATGGTATCATGCGACGGTCCGGGGCGATACGGAAAAGATCACGATCGGAAGTCGAACTAATATACAGGATAATGCAGTTCTTCATGTTGGAGCCGGGCATGCGCTTACCATTGGGGATGATGTGACGATCGGGCACAGTGCAATCGTGCACGGATGTACGGTTGGAAATAATACATTGATTGGAATGGGAGCAATTATTTTAAATGGAGCGGTGATCGGCAATAACTGTATCATTGGGGCCGGGGCGCTTGTGACACAGAATATGGAGATCCCGGATGGCAGCCTTGCATTTGGAAATCCGGCGAAGATAAAAAGAAAACTTACGGAAGAGGAGATTGCCTCAAACCGTGACAATGCCTTATTATATGTGAAAGAAGCAAAAGATCAGCTGATGCAGATGTGA